The Camelina sativa cultivar DH55 chromosome 14, Cs, whole genome shotgun sequence genome includes a window with the following:
- the LOC104741637 gene encoding ABC transporter C family member 11 isoform X1 gives MGFDQALNWYCKPIAQGFWEKAPDGAFGAYTPCAIDSLVMIASHLVLLSLCFYRIWITLDNAKAAQVYVLRNMYYHFVLGVLACYCFIEPVLRLVMRISLFDVGEETDLPPFEFASLMVEAFAWFSMLVLIGLETKQYVKEFRWYVRFGVVYVLVADTVLLDLVLPLNNSIDRTALYLCISSICCQVLFGALLLVYIPELDPYPGYHILNNEPLENVEYNALPGGEHICPERYASILSGIYFSWMTPLLQLGYRKPITEKDVWQLDKWDQTETLIKRFQRCWTEESRRSKPWLLRALNSSLGRRVWLGGIFKVGHDLSQFVGPIILSHLLQSMLEGDPAWVGYVYAFSIFVGVTLGVLCQSQYFQHVGRVGFRLRSTLVAAIFHKSIRLTHEARKNFASGKITNMITTDANALQLLAEQLHGLWSAPFRIILSMILLYQQLGVASILGSLILFLLIPLQTLIVRRMRKLTKEGLQWTDKRVTIINEILASMDIVKCYAWEKSFESRIQGIRNEELSWFRKAQLLSAFNSFILNSIPVVVTVVSFGVFVLLGGDLTPARAFTSLSLFAVLRSPLNMLPNLISQAVNANVSLQRIEELLLSEERILAQNPPLQPGAPAISIKNGYFSWDSKATKPTLSNINLEIPVGSLIAIVGGTGEGKTSLISAMLGELSHSETSSVVIRGSVAYVPQVSWIFNATVRENILFGSDFESERYRRAIDVTALQHDLDLLPGGDLTEIGERGVNISGGQKQRVSMARAVYSSTDVYIFDDPLSALDAHVAHQVFDRCMKDELKGKTRVLVTNQLHFLPLMDRIILVSEGTIKEEGTFAELSKNGSLFRTLMENSGKMDATQAGNKKDDKSLKPDPTVTIDVNEGNLDRIKLGKQGRSMLVKQEERETGIISWDVLMRYKKAVGGVWVVMILFACYLTTEVLRVLSSTWLSIWTDQITSKSHSPGFYIVVYALLGFGQVAVTFTNSFWLLISSLHAAKRLHDAMLNSILRAPMLFFETNPTGRVINRFSKDIGDIDRNVANLMNMFMNQLWQLLSTFALIGTVSTISLWAILPLLIMFYATYIYYQSTSREVRRLDSVTRSPIYAQFGEALNGLPSIRAYKAYERIAKINGKSMDNNIRFTLANTSSNRWLTIRSETLGGVMIWLTATFAVLRYGNVENQDVFASTMGLLLSYTLNITTLLSGVLRQASKAENSLNSVERVGNYIDLPSEASDIIENHRPISSWPSRGSIEFEDVHLRYRPGLPPVLHGLTFSVSPSEKVGVVGRTGAGKSSMLNALYRIVELEKGRIIIDDYDVAKFGLTDLRRALSIIPQSPVLFSGTVRFNIDPFSEHNDTELWEALQRAHIKDVINRNPFGLDAQVSEGGENFSVGQRQLLSLARALLRRSKILVLDEATASVDVRTDSLIQRTIGEEFKSCTMLVIAHRLNTIIDCDKILVLSSGQVLEYGSPQELLSRDTSAFFKMVHSTGPDNARYLANLVFERRGNGMSHGR, from the exons atgggttttGATCAGGCCTTGAATTGGTACTGCAAGCCAATCGCACAAGGATTTTGGGAGAAAGCACCGGATGGTGCGTTTGGTGCCTACACGCCGTGTGCTATTGACTCACTAGTGATGATTGCTTCTCACCTAGTGCTACTGAGTCTTTGTTTCTACCGGATATGGATCACCTTGGACAATGCCAAAGCAGCTCAGGTTTATGTTTTGAGGAACATGTACTATCATTTTGTGCTGGGGGTTTTGGCTTGTTACTGTTTCATTGAGCCTGTTCTGAGGTTGGTCATGAGGATTTCGCTTTTTGACGTGGGTGAAGAGACTGATCTTCCTCCCTTTGAG TTTGCATCCTTAATGGTTGAGGCATTCGCTTGGTTCTCCATGCTTGTTTTGATTGGACTCGAAACCAAACAATACGTCAAAGAGTTTCGATGGTATGTGAGATTTGGTGTTGTATATGTTTTGGTTGCTGATACTGTCCTGCTGGACCTTGTGTTGCCTCTCAATAACTCAATTGATAG AACTGCCCTTTATCTCTGTATCAGTTCAATATGTTGCCAG GTTCTCTTCGGAGCTCTTCTCCTTGTTTACATTCCTGAACTGGATCCTTATCCAGGTTACCATATTCTAAACAATGAACCGTTAGAGAATGTTGAATATAATGCGCTTCCTGGGGGAGAGCACATATGTCCAGAGCGATATGCCAGCATATTATCCG GAATATACTTTAGCTGGATGACGCCGCTTCTGCAGTTAGGCTACAGAAAGCCTATAACCGAGAAGGATGTTTGGCAATTAGACAAATGGGACCAAACAGAAACTCTGATAAAAAG ATTCCAAAGATGCTGGACTGAAGAATCACGGAGATCTAAGCCATGGCTGCTCCGAGCACTAAATAGTAGCCTTGGTCGAAG AGTCTGGTTGGGTGGTATTTTCAAG GTTGGACATGATCTTTCTCAATTTGTTGGACCGATTATACTGAGCCATCTACTGCAG TCAATGCTAGAAGGTGATCCAGCTTGGGTTGGCTATGTCTATGCTTTCTCAATTTTCGTTGGTGTG ACACTTGGAGTGCTCTGTCAATCACAGTACTTTCAACATGTTGGCCGAGTGGGATTTCGGTTAAGGTCAACTTTG GTTGCAGCTATATTCCACAAATCAATAAGACTAACTCATGAAGCTCGCAAGAATTTTGCATCTGGGAAGATCACAAACATGATAACGACTGATGCTAATGCACTTCAG CTATTAGCAGAACAGCTCCATGGTTTATGGTCAGCTCCCTTTCGCATCATTTTGTCTATGATTCTTCTTTATCAACAACTAGGAGTTGCTTCAATTTTGGGCTCATTGATTCTGTTTCTCCTTATTCCTCTCCAG ACTCTGATTGTAAGAAGAATGCGGAAACTGACTAAAGAAGGACTCCAGTGGACTGACAAAAGAGTCACTATCATAAATGAGATTTTGGCATCTATGGATATTGTAAA ATGTTATGCATGGGAGAAGAGCTTCGAGTCTCGAATTCAAGGAATTAGAAATGAAGAGCTGTCATGGTTTCGTAAAGCACAGTTACTATCGGCA TTCAATAGTTTTATACTAAACAGCATTCCAGTAGTTGTGACCGTGGTTTCATTTGGGGTTTTCGTTCTGCTTGGAGGAGATTTGACACCAGCAAGGGCATTTACATCTCTTTCTCTATTCGCAGTGCTAAGATCTCCTCTCAACATGCTACCAAATCTTATAAGTCAG GCTGTTAACGCAAATGTTTCACTGCAACGCATTGAGGAACTACTTTTAAGCGAAGAGAGAATTCTAGCACAAAACCCACCTCTTCAACCAGGAGCTCCAGCCATTTCTATTAAGAATGGATATTTTTCATGGGATTCAAAG GCAACAAAGCCCACATTATCCAATATCAATTTGGAAATACCAGTGGGGAGCTTGATTGCCATTGTAGGTGGAACTGGAGAAGGTAAGACATCACTTATTTCGGCAATGCTGGGGGAGTTATCTCATTCCGAAACCTCAAGTGTTGTTATTAGAGGCTCCGTAGCTTATGTTCCTCAAGTTTCATGGATCTTCAATGCCACT GTACGTGAAAACATTTTATTTGGGTCAGATTTTGAGTCTGAGAGATATAGGAGGGCTATTGATGTGACTGCCTTACAACACGATCTTGATTTGCTTCCA GGCGGTGATCTTACTGAGATTGGAGAACGTGGGGTGAATATTAGTGGAGGGCAGAAGCAGAGAGTTTCAATGGCTAGGGCAGTCTACTCAAGTACAGATGTTTACATATTCGATGATCCCTTGAGTGCTTTAGATGCTCATGTTGCTCACCAG GTCTTTGATCGCTGCATGAAGGATGAGCTGAAGGGGAAGACGAGGGTTCTTGTCACAAATCAGCTACATTTTCTTCCTTTGATGGATAGAATAATTTTAGTCTCCGAAGGAACGATTAAGGAGGAGGGAACCTTTGCAGAGCTGTCAAAAAATGGGAGTTTGTTCCGGACACTAATGGAGAATTCTGGGAAAATGGATGCAACGCAAGCGGGGAATAAAAAAGACGACAAAAGCTTGAAGCCGGATCCAACTGTCACAATTGATGTGAATGAAGGAAATCTAGACAGGATCAAGCTAGGGAAACAGGGAAGATCCATGCTTGTCAAGCAAGAAGAGCGGGAAACTGGCATCATTAGTTGGGATGTTCTGATGAG GTATAAAAAGGCAGTAGGCGGCGTATGGGTAGTTATGATTCTTTTTGCATGCTATTTAACAACTGAAGTTCTCAGAGTTTTAAGTAGCACGTGGTTAAGTATTTGGACTGATCAAATCACGTCAAAGAGTCATAGTCCCGGTTTCTACATTGTCGTATATGCTCTTCTCGGATTTGGTCAG GTGGCTGTCACGTTTACCAACTCTTTTTGGCTGCTGATATCAAGTTTACATGCCGCCAAAAGACTCCATGACGCGATGCTGAATTCTATCCTAAGAGCTCCTATGCTCTTCTTCGAAACAAACCCAACTGGACGTGTAATAAACAGATTTTCTAAGGATATTGGTGATATAGATAGAAACGTGGCCAACCTAATGAACATGTTCATGAACCAGCTGTGGCAACTCCTCTCGACATTTGCACTGATAGGTACTGTCAGTACAATTTCATTGTGGGCAATATTGCCACTCCTAATAATGTTTTATGCAACATATATCTACTATCAG AGCACATCCCGCGAAGTTAGACGTTTGGATTCCGTTACTAGATCACCTATTTATGCACAATTTGGAGAAGCTTTGAATGGTTTGCCAAGCATCCGAGCCTACAAAGCCTATGAGCGGATTGCCAAGATTAATGGAAAATCCATGGACAACAACATAAGGTTCACTCTTGCAAATACGAGCTCAAATCGTTGGCTCACTATAAGATCAGAGACTCTTGGGGGTGTCATGATTTGGTTAACTGCAACTTTTGCGGTTTTGCGATATGGGAATGTAGAGAACCAAGATGTTTTTGCATCTACGATGGGTCTCCTTCTTAGTTACACTCTGAATATCACTACTCTTTTAAGTGGTGTTCTAAGGCAAGCTAGCAAGGCAGAGAACAGCTTAAATTCTGTTGAGCGTGTTGGCAACTACATTGATCTTCCTTCTGAGGCTTCAGATATAATCGAGAATCATCGTCCAATATCTAGCTGGCCTTCAAGAGGATCCATTGAATTTGAAGACGTTCACCTTCGTTATAGACCCGGGCTTCCTCCAGTATTGCATGGACTGACCTTTTCTGTTTCTCCCAGTGAGAAGGTAGGAGTGGTTGGAAGAACTGGGGCAGGGAAGTCCTCCATGCTGAATGCATTATATCGTATTGTGGAATTGGAAAAGGGAAGAATCATAATTGATGATTATGATGTGGCAAAGTTTGGACTGACAGATTTGCGCAGGGCCCTAAGTATCATACCCCAGTCACCAGTTCTTTTTTCAG GGACGGTGAGATTCAATATCGATCCATTTAGTGAGCACAATGATACTGAACTCTGGGAGGCTCTACAAAGGGCGCATATAAAAGATGTCATCAACAGGAATCCTTTTGGCCTAGATGCACAG GTCTCTGAGGGAGGTGAGAACTTCAGCGTGGGGCAAAGGCAACTGCTAAGTCTAGCGCGTGCATTGTTAAGAAGATCTAAGATCCTTGTTCTCGATGAAGCAACTGCATCTGTTGATGTCAGAACAGATTCTCTGATACAGAGGACCATCGGTGAGGAATTTAAGTCTTGCACAATGCTTGTTATCGCTCACAGATTGAATACCATCATCGACTGCGACAAGATCCTTGTGCTTAGTTCTGGTCAG GTTTTGGAGTATGGTAGTCCCCAAGAATTGCTATCAAGAGATACAAGTGCCTTCTTTAAGATGGTTCATAGCACTGGACCAGACAATGCTCGGTACCTTGCCAACTTGGTCTTTGAAAGGAGAGGGAATGGAATGAGTCATGGTAGATAA
- the LOC104741637 gene encoding ABC transporter C family member 11 isoform X2 — protein sequence MTPLLQLGYRKPITEKDVWQLDKWDQTETLIKRFQRCWTEESRRSKPWLLRALNSSLGRRVWLGGIFKVGHDLSQFVGPIILSHLLQSMLEGDPAWVGYVYAFSIFVGVTLGVLCQSQYFQHVGRVGFRLRSTLVAAIFHKSIRLTHEARKNFASGKITNMITTDANALQLLAEQLHGLWSAPFRIILSMILLYQQLGVASILGSLILFLLIPLQTLIVRRMRKLTKEGLQWTDKRVTIINEILASMDIVKCYAWEKSFESRIQGIRNEELSWFRKAQLLSAFNSFILNSIPVVVTVVSFGVFVLLGGDLTPARAFTSLSLFAVLRSPLNMLPNLISQAVNANVSLQRIEELLLSEERILAQNPPLQPGAPAISIKNGYFSWDSKATKPTLSNINLEIPVGSLIAIVGGTGEGKTSLISAMLGELSHSETSSVVIRGSVAYVPQVSWIFNATVRENILFGSDFESERYRRAIDVTALQHDLDLLPGGDLTEIGERGVNISGGQKQRVSMARAVYSSTDVYIFDDPLSALDAHVAHQVFDRCMKDELKGKTRVLVTNQLHFLPLMDRIILVSEGTIKEEGTFAELSKNGSLFRTLMENSGKMDATQAGNKKDDKSLKPDPTVTIDVNEGNLDRIKLGKQGRSMLVKQEERETGIISWDVLMRYKKAVGGVWVVMILFACYLTTEVLRVLSSTWLSIWTDQITSKSHSPGFYIVVYALLGFGQVAVTFTNSFWLLISSLHAAKRLHDAMLNSILRAPMLFFETNPTGRVINRFSKDIGDIDRNVANLMNMFMNQLWQLLSTFALIGTVSTISLWAILPLLIMFYATYIYYQSTSREVRRLDSVTRSPIYAQFGEALNGLPSIRAYKAYERIAKINGKSMDNNIRFTLANTSSNRWLTIRSETLGGVMIWLTATFAVLRYGNVENQDVFASTMGLLLSYTLNITTLLSGVLRQASKAENSLNSVERVGNYIDLPSEASDIIENHRPISSWPSRGSIEFEDVHLRYRPGLPPVLHGLTFSVSPSEKVGVVGRTGAGKSSMLNALYRIVELEKGRIIIDDYDVAKFGLTDLRRALSIIPQSPVLFSGTVRFNIDPFSEHNDTELWEALQRAHIKDVINRNPFGLDAQVSEGGENFSVGQRQLLSLARALLRRSKILVLDEATASVDVRTDSLIQRTIGEEFKSCTMLVIAHRLNTIIDCDKILVLSSGQVLEYGSPQELLSRDTSAFFKMVHSTGPDNARYLANLVFERRGNGMSHGR from the exons ATGACGCCGCTTCTGCAGTTAGGCTACAGAAAGCCTATAACCGAGAAGGATGTTTGGCAATTAGACAAATGGGACCAAACAGAAACTCTGATAAAAAG ATTCCAAAGATGCTGGACTGAAGAATCACGGAGATCTAAGCCATGGCTGCTCCGAGCACTAAATAGTAGCCTTGGTCGAAG AGTCTGGTTGGGTGGTATTTTCAAG GTTGGACATGATCTTTCTCAATTTGTTGGACCGATTATACTGAGCCATCTACTGCAG TCAATGCTAGAAGGTGATCCAGCTTGGGTTGGCTATGTCTATGCTTTCTCAATTTTCGTTGGTGTG ACACTTGGAGTGCTCTGTCAATCACAGTACTTTCAACATGTTGGCCGAGTGGGATTTCGGTTAAGGTCAACTTTG GTTGCAGCTATATTCCACAAATCAATAAGACTAACTCATGAAGCTCGCAAGAATTTTGCATCTGGGAAGATCACAAACATGATAACGACTGATGCTAATGCACTTCAG CTATTAGCAGAACAGCTCCATGGTTTATGGTCAGCTCCCTTTCGCATCATTTTGTCTATGATTCTTCTTTATCAACAACTAGGAGTTGCTTCAATTTTGGGCTCATTGATTCTGTTTCTCCTTATTCCTCTCCAG ACTCTGATTGTAAGAAGAATGCGGAAACTGACTAAAGAAGGACTCCAGTGGACTGACAAAAGAGTCACTATCATAAATGAGATTTTGGCATCTATGGATATTGTAAA ATGTTATGCATGGGAGAAGAGCTTCGAGTCTCGAATTCAAGGAATTAGAAATGAAGAGCTGTCATGGTTTCGTAAAGCACAGTTACTATCGGCA TTCAATAGTTTTATACTAAACAGCATTCCAGTAGTTGTGACCGTGGTTTCATTTGGGGTTTTCGTTCTGCTTGGAGGAGATTTGACACCAGCAAGGGCATTTACATCTCTTTCTCTATTCGCAGTGCTAAGATCTCCTCTCAACATGCTACCAAATCTTATAAGTCAG GCTGTTAACGCAAATGTTTCACTGCAACGCATTGAGGAACTACTTTTAAGCGAAGAGAGAATTCTAGCACAAAACCCACCTCTTCAACCAGGAGCTCCAGCCATTTCTATTAAGAATGGATATTTTTCATGGGATTCAAAG GCAACAAAGCCCACATTATCCAATATCAATTTGGAAATACCAGTGGGGAGCTTGATTGCCATTGTAGGTGGAACTGGAGAAGGTAAGACATCACTTATTTCGGCAATGCTGGGGGAGTTATCTCATTCCGAAACCTCAAGTGTTGTTATTAGAGGCTCCGTAGCTTATGTTCCTCAAGTTTCATGGATCTTCAATGCCACT GTACGTGAAAACATTTTATTTGGGTCAGATTTTGAGTCTGAGAGATATAGGAGGGCTATTGATGTGACTGCCTTACAACACGATCTTGATTTGCTTCCA GGCGGTGATCTTACTGAGATTGGAGAACGTGGGGTGAATATTAGTGGAGGGCAGAAGCAGAGAGTTTCAATGGCTAGGGCAGTCTACTCAAGTACAGATGTTTACATATTCGATGATCCCTTGAGTGCTTTAGATGCTCATGTTGCTCACCAG GTCTTTGATCGCTGCATGAAGGATGAGCTGAAGGGGAAGACGAGGGTTCTTGTCACAAATCAGCTACATTTTCTTCCTTTGATGGATAGAATAATTTTAGTCTCCGAAGGAACGATTAAGGAGGAGGGAACCTTTGCAGAGCTGTCAAAAAATGGGAGTTTGTTCCGGACACTAATGGAGAATTCTGGGAAAATGGATGCAACGCAAGCGGGGAATAAAAAAGACGACAAAAGCTTGAAGCCGGATCCAACTGTCACAATTGATGTGAATGAAGGAAATCTAGACAGGATCAAGCTAGGGAAACAGGGAAGATCCATGCTTGTCAAGCAAGAAGAGCGGGAAACTGGCATCATTAGTTGGGATGTTCTGATGAG GTATAAAAAGGCAGTAGGCGGCGTATGGGTAGTTATGATTCTTTTTGCATGCTATTTAACAACTGAAGTTCTCAGAGTTTTAAGTAGCACGTGGTTAAGTATTTGGACTGATCAAATCACGTCAAAGAGTCATAGTCCCGGTTTCTACATTGTCGTATATGCTCTTCTCGGATTTGGTCAG GTGGCTGTCACGTTTACCAACTCTTTTTGGCTGCTGATATCAAGTTTACATGCCGCCAAAAGACTCCATGACGCGATGCTGAATTCTATCCTAAGAGCTCCTATGCTCTTCTTCGAAACAAACCCAACTGGACGTGTAATAAACAGATTTTCTAAGGATATTGGTGATATAGATAGAAACGTGGCCAACCTAATGAACATGTTCATGAACCAGCTGTGGCAACTCCTCTCGACATTTGCACTGATAGGTACTGTCAGTACAATTTCATTGTGGGCAATATTGCCACTCCTAATAATGTTTTATGCAACATATATCTACTATCAG AGCACATCCCGCGAAGTTAGACGTTTGGATTCCGTTACTAGATCACCTATTTATGCACAATTTGGAGAAGCTTTGAATGGTTTGCCAAGCATCCGAGCCTACAAAGCCTATGAGCGGATTGCCAAGATTAATGGAAAATCCATGGACAACAACATAAGGTTCACTCTTGCAAATACGAGCTCAAATCGTTGGCTCACTATAAGATCAGAGACTCTTGGGGGTGTCATGATTTGGTTAACTGCAACTTTTGCGGTTTTGCGATATGGGAATGTAGAGAACCAAGATGTTTTTGCATCTACGATGGGTCTCCTTCTTAGTTACACTCTGAATATCACTACTCTTTTAAGTGGTGTTCTAAGGCAAGCTAGCAAGGCAGAGAACAGCTTAAATTCTGTTGAGCGTGTTGGCAACTACATTGATCTTCCTTCTGAGGCTTCAGATATAATCGAGAATCATCGTCCAATATCTAGCTGGCCTTCAAGAGGATCCATTGAATTTGAAGACGTTCACCTTCGTTATAGACCCGGGCTTCCTCCAGTATTGCATGGACTGACCTTTTCTGTTTCTCCCAGTGAGAAGGTAGGAGTGGTTGGAAGAACTGGGGCAGGGAAGTCCTCCATGCTGAATGCATTATATCGTATTGTGGAATTGGAAAAGGGAAGAATCATAATTGATGATTATGATGTGGCAAAGTTTGGACTGACAGATTTGCGCAGGGCCCTAAGTATCATACCCCAGTCACCAGTTCTTTTTTCAG GGACGGTGAGATTCAATATCGATCCATTTAGTGAGCACAATGATACTGAACTCTGGGAGGCTCTACAAAGGGCGCATATAAAAGATGTCATCAACAGGAATCCTTTTGGCCTAGATGCACAG GTCTCTGAGGGAGGTGAGAACTTCAGCGTGGGGCAAAGGCAACTGCTAAGTCTAGCGCGTGCATTGTTAAGAAGATCTAAGATCCTTGTTCTCGATGAAGCAACTGCATCTGTTGATGTCAGAACAGATTCTCTGATACAGAGGACCATCGGTGAGGAATTTAAGTCTTGCACAATGCTTGTTATCGCTCACAGATTGAATACCATCATCGACTGCGACAAGATCCTTGTGCTTAGTTCTGGTCAG GTTTTGGAGTATGGTAGTCCCCAAGAATTGCTATCAAGAGATACAAGTGCCTTCTTTAAGATGGTTCATAGCACTGGACCAGACAATGCTCGGTACCTTGCCAACTTGGTCTTTGAAAGGAGAGGGAATGGAATGAGTCATGGTAGATAA
- the LOC104741639 gene encoding BTB/POZ domain-containing protein At1g30440-like: MACMKLGSKSDAFQRQGQAWFCTTGLPSDIVVEVGEMCFHLHKFPLLSRSGVMERRIAEASKEGDDKCLIEISDLPGGDKTFELVAKFCYGVKLELTASNVVYLRCAAEHLEMTEEYGEGNLISQTETFFNQVVLKSWKDSIKALHSCDEVLEYADELNITKKCIESLAMRTSTDPNLFGWPVVEHGGPMQSPGGSVLWNGISTGARPKHTSSDWWYEDASMLSLPLFKRLITVMDSRGIREDIIAGSLTYYTRKYLPGLKRRRGGAESSGRFSTPLASGTVLSEEEQKNLLEEIQELLRMQKGLVPTKFFVDMLRIAKILKASPDCIANLEKRIGMQLDQAALEDLVMPSFSHTMETLYDVDSVQRILDHFLGTDQIMPGGVGSPCSSVDDGNLIGSPQSITPMTAVAKLIDGYLAEVAPDVNLKLPKFQALAASVPEYARLLDDGLYRAIDIYLKHHPWLAESERENLCRLLDCQKLSLEACTHAAQNERLPLRIIVQVLFFEQLQLRTSVAGCFLVSDNLDGGSRQLRSGGFVGGSTEGGGGGGGWATAVRENQVLKVGMDSMRMRVCELEKECSNMRQEIEKLGKTTKGGGSANGGGGGGKTWENVSKKLGFGFKLKSHQMCSAQEGSVSKSNNENVKIEKLKDVKERRGKHKKASSISSER, translated from the exons ATGGCTTGCATGAAGCTGGGATCCAAATCTGATGCTTTCCAGAGACAAGGCCAGGCTTG GTTTTGCACAACTGGACTTCCAAGTGACATTGTCGTTGAAGTTGGGGAGATGTGTTTCCATCTCCACAAG TTTCCCTTGCTCTCTAGAAGTGGAGTCATGGAAAGAAGGATTGCAGAGGCGTCAAAAGAAGGGGATGATAAATGTCTCATTGAAATTTCTGATCTTCCTGGCGGAGACAAGACGTTTGAACTAGTTGCCAAGTTCTGCTACGGTGTGAAGCTCGAACTCACTGCCTCTAACGTTGTATATCTCAGATGTGCTGCCGAGCATCTCGAGATGACGGAAGAGTATGGGGAAGGAAATCTTATTTCTCAAACTGAAACATTTTTCAATCAAGTAGTTCTCAAAAGCTGGAAAGATTCAATAAAGGCGCTTCATAGCTGCGATGAGGTCCTAGAGTATGCTGATGAATTGAATATTACCAAGAAATGTATTGAGTCACTAGCAATGAGAACATCGACAGACCCGAACTTGTTTGGATGGCCTGTTGTGGAGCATGGTGGGCCAATGCAGAGTCCAGGTGGCAGTGTTTTATGGAATGGGATAAGCACCGGGGCTAGACCTAAACATACTAGTTCAGATTGGTGGTACGAGGATGCATCAATGCTTAGCCTTCCTCTTTTCAAGAGACTTATCACAGTCATGGATTCCCGAGGCATAAGAGAAGACATCATTGCCGGTTCCCTTACCTATtacacaagaaaatatttgcCTGGCTTAAAAAGGCGACGTGGTGGAGCTGAATCTAGTGGTCGTTTCAGTACTCCTTTGGCCTCAGGAACTGTACTCTCCGAGGAAGAGCAGAAGAACTTGCTTGAAGAGATCCAGGAGCTTCTACGTATGCAAAAAGGTTTAGTTCCAACCAAATTTTTCGTCGACATGCTTCGTATCGCCAAGATTTTGAAAGCTAGTCCGGATTGCATAGCGAATTTGGAGAAAAGGATAGGTATGCAGCTTGACCAGGCTGCGTTGGAAGATCTTGTAATGCCTAGCTTTTCTCATACTATGGAGACTCTATACGATGTTGACTCTGTGCAAAGGATCTTAGACCATTTTCTTGGGACGGATCAGATTATGCCTGGGGGGGTTGGCTCTCCTTGTTCTTCAGTAGATGATGGAAATTTAATCGGATCCCCACAGTCAATAACACCGATGACAGCGGTTGCAAAGCTGATCGACGGGTATCTTGCTGAAGTTGCTCCCGATGTCAATCTTAAGCTTCCAAAGTTCCAAGCTTTAGCTGCTTCTGTTCCTGAATACGCCAGGCTCTTAGATGACGGACTCTATCGTGCAATAGACATTTATCTAAAG CATCATCCATGGTTAGCAGAATCCGAAAGAGAGAATCTGTGCAGGTTGTTGGATTGCCAGAAACTCTCTTTAGAAGCTTGTACACACGCAGCGCAGAACGAGAGATTACCGTTAAGAATAATCGTTCAAGTGCTCTTCTTTGAGCAGCTTCAGCTCAGAACCTCTGTAGCAGGATGCTTCCTGGTTTCAGACAACCTCGATGGCGGATCAAGACAGTTAAGAAGCGGAGGATTTGTAGGAGGATCAactgaaggaggaggaggaggaggaggatgggCAACCGCAGTAAGAGAGAATCAAGTCCTGAAAGTTGGAATGGACAGTATGAGAATGCGGGTTTGCGAGTTAGAGAAAGAATGTTCAAACATGAGACAAGAGATTGAGAAACTCGGCAAGACGACGAAAGGAGGTGGTTCCGCAAACGGTGGAGGCGGTGGCGGCAAAACATGGGAAAACGTTTCTAAGAAACTCGGGTTTGGTTTTAAGCTGAAGTCACATCAAATGTGCAGTGCTCAAGAAGGATCTGTGTCTAAGTCTAACAACGAGAATGTGAAGATAGAGAAGCTAAAGGATGTTAAAGAACGTCGTGGGAAGCATAAGAAAGCTTCGAGCATTAGTTCTGAGAGGTGA